In Mycobacterium sp. Aquia_216, a genomic segment contains:
- the ffh gene encoding signal recognition particle protein produces the protein MFESLSDRLTGALQGLRGKGRLTDADIDATTREIRLALLEADVSLPVVRAFVGRIKERARGAEVSGALNPAQQVVKIVNEELIGILGGQTRQLAFAKTPPTVVMLAGLQGSGKTTLAGKLAAWLRGQGHTPLLVACDLQRPAAVNQLQVVGERAGVPVFAPHPGESPGSGPGDPVAVASAGLAEARAKHHDVVIVDTAGRLGIDDELMSQAAAIRDAVDPDEVLFVLDAMIGQDAVTTAEAFREGVGFTGVVLTKLDGDARGGAALSVREVTGVPILFASTGEKLEDFDVFHPDRMASRILGMGDVLSLIEQAEQVFDAEQAEAAAAKIGSGELTLEDFLEQMLAIRKMGPIGNLLGMLPGAGQMKDALAEVDDRQLDRLQAIIRGMTPQERADPKIINASRRLRIANGSGVAVSEVNQLVDRFFEARKMMSSMLGGMGIPGMGRKSTNRKAKGAKGKKGKKGGRGPTPPKVRNPLVPGMPGMAGMPPGFPDLSQLPEGLNELPPGLADFDLSKLKFPGKK, from the coding sequence GTGTTTGAATCGCTCTCCGACCGGTTGACCGGTGCCCTGCAGGGGCTGCGCGGCAAAGGTCGACTGACCGACGCCGACATCGATGCCACCACCCGCGAAATCCGGCTGGCGCTGCTGGAAGCCGACGTTTCACTGCCCGTCGTGCGGGCGTTCGTCGGCCGGATCAAAGAGCGCGCCCGGGGCGCGGAGGTGTCCGGTGCCCTGAACCCGGCGCAGCAGGTCGTCAAGATCGTCAACGAAGAACTCATCGGCATCCTCGGCGGCCAGACCCGCCAGCTGGCGTTTGCGAAGACACCGCCGACCGTGGTGATGCTCGCCGGCCTGCAGGGTTCCGGTAAGACCACGCTGGCCGGGAAACTGGCCGCGTGGCTGCGCGGCCAAGGACACACGCCGCTGCTGGTGGCCTGTGACCTGCAGCGTCCCGCCGCGGTGAACCAGCTGCAGGTGGTCGGCGAGCGGGCCGGGGTGCCGGTCTTCGCGCCGCACCCGGGCGAGTCACCCGGATCCGGCCCCGGAGACCCGGTCGCCGTCGCGTCCGCCGGGCTCGCCGAGGCCCGCGCCAAGCATCACGACGTCGTCATCGTCGACACCGCCGGCCGCCTGGGCATCGACGACGAGCTGATGAGCCAGGCCGCGGCGATTCGGGACGCCGTCGATCCGGACGAAGTGCTCTTCGTGCTCGACGCGATGATCGGCCAGGACGCCGTCACCACCGCCGAGGCGTTCCGCGAGGGTGTCGGCTTCACCGGCGTGGTGTTGACCAAGCTCGACGGTGACGCCCGCGGTGGTGCCGCGTTGTCGGTCCGCGAGGTCACCGGCGTCCCAATCCTTTTCGCGTCGACCGGCGAGAAGCTCGAGGACTTCGACGTCTTCCACCCGGACCGCATGGCCAGCCGCATCCTCGGCATGGGCGACGTGCTCAGCCTGATCGAACAGGCCGAGCAGGTTTTCGACGCCGAGCAGGCCGAGGCCGCCGCCGCCAAGATCGGTTCGGGGGAGCTGACCCTCGAGGACTTCCTCGAACAGATGCTCGCGATCCGCAAGATGGGGCCGATCGGCAACCTGCTGGGCATGCTGCCCGGCGCCGGACAGATGAAGGACGCGCTGGCCGAGGTCGACGACCGCCAGCTCGACCGGTTGCAGGCCATCATCCGCGGCATGACGCCCCAGGAGCGCGCCGACCCCAAGATCATCAACGCCTCCCGGCGGCTGCGCATCGCCAACGGTTCGGGTGTGGCGGTGTCCGAGGTCAATCAGCTGGTCGACCGCTTCTTCGAAGCTCGCAAGATGATGTCGTCGATGCTCGGCGGCATGGGCATCCCGGGCATGGGTCGCAAGTCCACGAACCGAAAAGCCAAGGGCGCTAAGGGCAAGAAGGGCAAGAAGGGGGGCCGCGGTCCAACACCGCCGAAGGTCCGCAATCCGCTCGTCCCCGGCATGCCCGGCATGGCAGGGATGCCGCCGGGGTTCCCGGATCTTTCGCAGCTGCCCGAGGGCCTCAATGAGCTGCCGCCTGGCCTGGCCGACTTCGATTTGTCCAAGCTGAAGTTCCCGGGCAAGAAGTAG
- a CDS encoding metal-dependent hydrolase family protein, whose protein sequence is MHVRGRGLPDETAVELWIVDGHLSTERVAGAQTVFDGGWILPGLVDAHCHVGLGHHGEIPLDDAIVQAEAERAVGALLLRDCGSPTDTRSLDDRDDLPRIIRAGKHIARPKRYQAGFAKELEDESQLPAAVAQEARRGDGWIKLVGDWIDRGVGDLAPLWSDDVLKAAIDTAHAHGARVTAHVFSDEALPGLIKAGIDCIEHGTGLTDHTIALMLEHGTVLVPTLINIFDNFPGIADAAKRYPTYAAHMRDLYARCPERIAAAVDAGVPIYAGSDAGTMIAHGRIVDEVEALKGIGMSPTDALGAACWDAREWLGRPGCEHGASADLVCYAQDPRQGPDVLAQPDLVILRGNAFRP, encoded by the coding sequence ATGCACGTGCGGGGTCGGGGACTGCCCGACGAGACCGCGGTGGAACTCTGGATCGTCGACGGCCACCTCAGCACCGAGCGGGTTGCCGGGGCGCAGACCGTCTTCGATGGCGGCTGGATCCTGCCCGGGCTGGTGGACGCCCACTGTCACGTCGGGCTCGGCCATCACGGCGAGATCCCGCTCGACGACGCGATCGTGCAGGCCGAGGCCGAGCGCGCTGTCGGCGCGTTGCTGCTGCGCGACTGCGGCTCGCCGACCGACACCCGCAGCCTCGACGACCGCGACGATCTCCCGCGCATCATCCGGGCCGGAAAGCACATCGCCAGGCCCAAGCGCTATCAGGCCGGCTTCGCGAAAGAGCTCGAAGACGAATCGCAGCTTCCGGCCGCGGTGGCGCAGGAGGCGCGGCGCGGTGACGGCTGGATCAAACTGGTCGGCGACTGGATCGACCGCGGCGTCGGCGATCTCGCCCCGCTGTGGTCCGACGACGTGCTCAAGGCGGCGATCGACACCGCGCACGCGCACGGTGCCCGCGTCACCGCCCACGTCTTCAGCGACGAGGCCTTGCCCGGGCTGATCAAGGCCGGGATCGACTGCATCGAACACGGCACCGGGCTGACCGACCACACCATCGCCCTGATGCTCGAGCATGGAACGGTGTTGGTCCCCACCCTGATCAACATCTTCGACAACTTCCCGGGCATCGCCGACGCGGCGAAGCGGTACCCGACTTACGCTGCGCACATGCGCGATCTGTACGCGCGCTGCCCCGAGCGGATCGCGGCGGCCGTGGACGCCGGCGTGCCGATCTACGCCGGAAGTGACGCCGGCACGATGATCGCGCACGGCCGGATCGTCGACGAGGTCGAGGCCCTCAAGGGGATCGGGATGAGCCCCACCGACGCGCTGGGCGCGGCGTGCTGGGATGCCCGTGAATGGCTGGGCCGGCCCGGGTGCGAGCACGGGGCGTCCGCGGATCTGGTTTGCTACGCGCAGGACCCGCGGCAGGGTCCCGACGTGCTGGCCCAACCGGACCTGGTGATCCTGCGCGGCAACGCGTTTCGGCCCTGA
- a CDS encoding serine/threonine-protein kinase, with protein sequence MALASGAVFAGYTVARRLGSGVTGEVYLVQDPRSARWQALKVLSLTLSSDRQFRRDFLSETATVSSLYHPHIVEVHDRGDFDGQLWAAMDYVEGSNAAQLLKDRFPAVWPVGEVLAILAAAADALDYAHQRGLLHRDVKPANILLTSPADGEQRILLSDFGIARPLGEHSGVVGSHVPVGTVGYAAPEQLMGVDVDRRADQYALAATAFHLLTGAPPTEYLNPAAALRDLLTAPPRKLSDQRPELAQLDRVFLRALAKRPVDRFASCRQFADAANALSVVETADRSSEAVFVAEYPAYGWSPDDDLARIEPFGGNAGPSGPKEGAADGDQAATLPTRRRTRKIVVRAAAIVALIGLFAFGIITGRKMESTAARAASAPPSASVPAAVPPPSTSSGPPAALDGTYRLEVQRSKQTFDYTPSPQPPDVTTWWAFRSSCTPSYCSAAAIMLDNNDHSQPAPGARPVIFRFTDGQWQSRPETVPFPCETASGAAKSQTTVQKLVLRPNPQGDLVGEMELGVQTDECGQRGATVRVPAKLTRAADTPTGVYVPDPVSVPESADPPSTGTPAPPSAPKPPGAPPKSR encoded by the coding sequence ATGGCGTTGGCCAGCGGCGCGGTTTTTGCCGGTTATACCGTCGCTCGAAGGCTTGGATCCGGGGTGACTGGTGAGGTCTACCTAGTTCAGGATCCTCGTTCGGCGCGCTGGCAGGCGCTGAAGGTTCTGTCGCTGACGTTGTCGTCGGACCGTCAATTCCGCCGCGATTTTCTGTCGGAGACCGCGACCGTGTCGAGTCTGTATCACCCGCACATCGTGGAGGTGCACGACCGCGGCGACTTCGACGGACAGCTCTGGGCCGCGATGGACTACGTGGAGGGCAGCAACGCCGCGCAGCTGCTCAAGGACCGATTTCCGGCGGTGTGGCCCGTCGGTGAAGTGCTGGCGATCCTCGCCGCGGCGGCCGACGCGCTGGACTATGCCCACCAACGCGGACTGCTGCATCGCGACGTCAAGCCGGCCAACATTCTGCTGACCAGTCCGGCCGACGGCGAGCAACGGATTCTGTTGTCGGACTTCGGAATAGCCAGGCCACTGGGCGAGCACTCCGGGGTGGTCGGGTCGCACGTCCCGGTCGGCACGGTGGGCTACGCCGCGCCCGAGCAGCTGATGGGAGTCGACGTCGATCGGCGCGCCGATCAGTATGCGCTGGCGGCCACGGCATTTCACCTGTTGACGGGTGCGCCCCCGACCGAGTATCTCAATCCGGCCGCCGCGCTGCGCGATTTGCTGACCGCCCCGCCGCGCAAACTCAGTGACCAGCGTCCGGAATTGGCGCAGCTGGATCGGGTGTTCTTGCGAGCGCTGGCCAAAAGGCCCGTCGACCGGTTCGCGAGCTGCCGCCAGTTCGCTGATGCCGCCAACGCGCTGTCCGTGGTCGAGACTGCAGATCGCAGTTCCGAAGCCGTTTTCGTCGCCGAGTATCCGGCCTACGGCTGGTCCCCCGACGATGACTTGGCGCGTATCGAACCGTTCGGCGGTAACGCGGGCCCTAGCGGGCCCAAAGAGGGGGCGGCGGACGGCGATCAGGCGGCCACCCTGCCGACGCGGCGCAGAACCCGCAAGATCGTGGTCCGCGCCGCCGCGATCGTGGCGCTGATCGGGCTGTTCGCGTTCGGCATCATCACCGGGCGAAAGATGGAGTCGACCGCGGCGCGCGCGGCGAGTGCTCCGCCCAGCGCGTCCGTTCCGGCCGCCGTGCCGCCGCCCAGCACCTCGTCCGGTCCGCCCGCCGCACTGGACGGCACCTATCGCCTGGAGGTGCAGCGGTCCAAGCAGACCTTCGATTACACGCCGAGCCCGCAACCGCCGGACGTCACCACCTGGTGGGCATTCCGCTCGTCGTGCACGCCGTCGTACTGCTCGGCGGCGGCGATAATGCTCGACAACAACGACCACAGCCAGCCGGCCCCCGGCGCTCGTCCGGTCATCTTTCGGTTCACCGATGGGCAATGGCAGTCGCGGCCGGAGACCGTGCCGTTTCCGTGTGAAACGGCCAGCGGCGCGGCAAAATCGCAGACCACGGTGCAGAAACTGGTGCTACGGCCCAACCCGCAGGGTGACCTGGTCGGCGAGATGGAACTTGGCGTGCAAACCGACGAGTGTGGCCAGCGGGGGGCGACGGTCCGGGTGCCGGCCAAGCTGACCCGGGCCGCGGACACCCCGACTGGCGTCTACGTGCCGGACCCCGTATCGGTCCCCGAATCCGCCGACCCGCCGAGCACCGGCACACCCGCGCCGCCGAGTGCCCCGAAGCCACCTGGGGCGCCGCCCAAGTCTCGCTAA
- a CDS encoding N-acyl-D-amino-acid deacylase family protein, producing the protein MTYDVIIRDGLWFDGTGSAPHTRTLGIRDGVVATVSAGPLDEAGCPEVIDAAGKWIMPGFLDVHTHYDAEVLLDPGLRESVRHGVTTVLLGNCSLSTVYASTEDAADLFSRVEAVPRKFVLGALEANRTWTTAAEYIETIDALPLGPNIGSLLGHSDLRSTVLGLERATDAAVKPTDAELRKMAALLDDALEAGMLGMSGMDAAIDKLDGDRFRSRALPSTFATWRERRKLIEVLRKRGRILQSAPDVNNAATALMFFLTSSRMFGRRKGVRMSLLVSADAKSNPLAVYVFGPATRLANKVLGSSVRFQHLPVPFELYSDGIDLPVFEEFGAGTAALHLRDQLQRNELLADESYRRKFREQFDRIKLGPSLWHRDFHDAVIVECPDKSLIGKSFGAIADERGLHPLDAFLDVLVENGERNVRWTTIVANHRPKLLNALANEDSVHMGFSDAGAHLRNMAFYNFGIKLLKRTRDAYRAGAPFMSTERAVYRLTGELADWFGIDAGTLRQGDRADFVVIDPAGLNDAVDGYHEEEVPFYGGLRRMVNRNDEAVVATGVNGAVVFRAGRFREGYGRTVKSGRYLRAGARREREQRSAALV; encoded by the coding sequence ATGACGTACGACGTGATCATCCGCGACGGACTGTGGTTCGACGGAACCGGCAGCGCGCCGCACACCCGGACGCTGGGTATCCGCGACGGCGTGGTGGCCACGGTGTCGGCCGGGCCACTGGACGAGGCGGGCTGCCCCGAGGTGATCGATGCGGCGGGCAAGTGGATCATGCCCGGCTTCCTCGATGTGCACACCCACTACGACGCCGAAGTGCTGCTGGACCCGGGCCTGCGCGAGTCGGTGCGCCACGGCGTCACCACGGTGCTGCTGGGCAACTGCTCGCTGTCGACCGTGTACGCGAGCACCGAAGACGCCGCCGATCTGTTCAGCCGGGTCGAGGCGGTGCCGCGCAAATTCGTCCTCGGCGCGCTGGAAGCCAACCGGACCTGGACCACCGCCGCCGAATATATCGAGACAATCGACGCGCTGCCGCTCGGGCCGAATATCGGTTCGCTGCTTGGTCATTCGGACCTGCGTAGCACCGTGCTCGGACTGGAGCGAGCCACCGACGCGGCCGTCAAGCCCACGGACGCCGAATTGCGAAAGATGGCGGCACTGCTTGACGACGCGCTGGAAGCCGGGATGCTCGGCATGTCGGGCATGGACGCGGCGATCGACAAACTCGACGGCGACCGGTTCCGCTCGCGGGCGTTGCCGTCCACCTTCGCGACGTGGCGGGAACGGCGCAAGCTGATCGAGGTGCTGCGCAAGCGCGGCCGGATTCTGCAGAGCGCACCCGATGTCAACAACGCGGCCACGGCGCTGATGTTCTTCCTGACCAGCAGCCGAATGTTCGGGCGCCGCAAGGGAGTCCGGATGAGTCTGTTGGTGTCCGCGGACGCCAAGTCGAATCCGTTGGCCGTCTACGTGTTCGGGCCGGCCACGCGCCTGGCGAACAAAGTGCTGGGCTCCAGCGTGCGGTTCCAGCATCTGCCGGTGCCGTTCGAGTTGTACTCCGACGGAATCGACCTGCCGGTCTTCGAGGAGTTCGGCGCCGGCACGGCCGCCCTGCACCTGCGCGACCAATTGCAGCGCAACGAGTTACTGGCCGACGAGTCCTACCGCCGCAAGTTCCGGGAGCAGTTCGACCGCATCAAGCTGGGGCCGTCGTTGTGGCACCGCGACTTCCATGATGCGGTCATCGTCGAGTGTCCCGATAAATCGTTGATCGGCAAGAGCTTTGGTGCGATCGCCGACGAGCGCGGCCTGCACCCGCTCGACGCGTTCCTCGATGTGCTCGTCGAAAACGGAGAACGCAACGTGCGGTGGACGACCATCGTGGCCAACCACCGGCCCAAGCTGCTCAACGCACTCGCCAACGAGGACAGCGTGCACATGGGCTTCTCGGATGCCGGTGCGCACCTGCGCAATATGGCCTTCTACAACTTCGGAATCAAGCTGCTCAAGCGGACTCGCGACGCCTACCGGGCGGGTGCGCCGTTCATGTCCACCGAACGGGCGGTGTATCGCCTGACCGGCGAACTGGCGGACTGGTTCGGCATCGACGCCGGAACCCTGCGGCAGGGCGACCGCGCGGACTTCGTGGTGATCGACCCGGCCGGCCTGAACGACGCGGTCGACGGTTACCACGAGGAAGAGGTCCCCTTCTACGGCGGGCTGCGGCGCATGGTCAATCGCAACGACGAGGCCGTCGTCGCCACCGGCGTCAACGGCGCCGTGGTCTTCCGTGCGGGCCGGTTCCGCGAGGGCTACGGGCGGACCGTGAAGTCGGGCCGCTACCTGCGGGCGGGTGCGCGTCGTGAGCGCGAGCAGCGCTCCGCCGCACTGGTGTGA
- a CDS encoding TetR/AcrR family transcriptional regulator — MARTQQQRREETVGRLLEASIASIVEVGYARASAAVITKRAGVSVGALFRHFETMSDFMAATASEVLRRQVDSFTKQVAQIPADRPALEAALTILRDITGGPTNAVLYELMIAARTDEKLNAHLRDVLVQYTAKILDAARALPGAEAIGDETFPVLVALMTNVFDGAAIVRGIFPEPDIEERRIALLSKLITGLVPNEGP; from the coding sequence ATGGCCAGGACCCAGCAGCAACGTCGTGAGGAAACCGTCGGGCGGTTGCTCGAGGCGTCCATCGCCAGCATCGTCGAGGTCGGCTACGCGCGGGCATCCGCAGCCGTGATCACCAAGCGGGCCGGGGTGTCGGTCGGTGCGTTGTTCCGTCACTTCGAGACGATGAGCGACTTCATGGCGGCGACGGCGTCGGAAGTGCTGCGCCGGCAGGTGGATTCATTCACCAAGCAGGTCGCCCAGATCCCGGCCGACCGGCCGGCCCTGGAAGCGGCGCTGACGATCCTGCGCGACATCACCGGAGGACCCACGAACGCGGTGCTCTACGAACTGATGATCGCCGCGCGCACCGACGAGAAGCTCAATGCCCACCTGCGCGATGTGCTGGTGCAGTACACCGCGAAGATTCTCGACGCCGCCCGGGCATTGCCGGGCGCCGAGGCCATCGGAGACGAGACGTTCCCGGTTCTGGTGGCGTTGATGACGAACGTCTTCGACGGCGCGGCGATCGTGCGGGGAATTTTTCCGGAGCCGGACATCGAGGAGCGACGAATTGCGTTGCTATCCAAGTTGATAACCGGACTAGTGCCGAATGAGGGTCCCTAG
- a CDS encoding D-alanyl-D-alanine carboxypeptidase family protein: MRKLVAALAALLTVAGAGISAAAAPTSRADAMQPIGSVPIPDGPAQTWILADLDSGQVLADRDANVAHPPASTIKVLLALVVLDRVNLDSTVVADVADTQVECNCVGIKPGRTYTARQLLDGLLLVSGNDAANTLAQLLGGPDATVAMMNAKAASLGATNTHAATPSGLDGPGGSGASTAHDLAVIFRAAMANPLFAHITAEPSAMFPGDGPGGGDQLITNQDELLTRYPGAIGGKTGFTNAARKTFVGAASRGGRRLVVAMMYGLVKPGGPTYWDQAGSLFDWGFALNPQSSIGSL, encoded by the coding sequence ATGCGGAAACTCGTCGCCGCACTCGCTGCTCTGCTCACGGTCGCCGGTGCCGGCATCAGCGCCGCCGCCGCCCCGACGTCGCGGGCCGACGCCATGCAGCCGATCGGATCGGTCCCGATCCCCGACGGCCCGGCCCAGACCTGGATCCTTGCCGACCTCGACAGCGGTCAGGTGCTGGCCGACCGCGACGCGAACGTCGCCCATCCGCCCGCGAGCACGATCAAGGTGCTGCTGGCGCTGGTGGTCCTCGACCGGGTGAACCTGGACTCCACCGTCGTCGCCGATGTCGCCGACACCCAGGTCGAGTGCAATTGCGTGGGCATCAAACCCGGCCGCACCTACACCGCGCGGCAGCTGCTCGACGGGCTGCTGCTGGTCTCCGGCAACGATGCCGCCAACACGCTGGCGCAGCTGCTGGGCGGCCCCGACGCGACGGTGGCGATGATGAACGCGAAGGCCGCCTCACTCGGGGCGACCAACACCCACGCGGCCACCCCGTCTGGCCTGGACGGCCCCGGTGGCTCCGGCGCCTCGACCGCACACGACCTGGCGGTCATCTTCCGGGCCGCGATGGCCAACCCGCTGTTCGCCCACATCACCGCCGAGCCGTCGGCGATGTTCCCGGGCGACGGGCCTGGTGGGGGCGACCAACTGATCACCAACCAGGACGAACTGCTGACCCGCTATCCCGGCGCCATCGGCGGCAAGACCGGGTTCACCAACGCCGCGCGCAAGACCTTCGTCGGCGCCGCTTCCCGCGGCGGACGCCGGTTGGTGGTGGCGATGATGTACGGGCTGGTCAAGCCGGGCGGACCGACGTACTGGGATCAAGCCGGCAGCTTGTTCGACTGGGGTTTCGCGCTCAACCCCCAATCCAGCATCGGCTCGCTGTAA
- a CDS encoding nuclear transport factor 2 family protein, producing MLSLAEISDRLEIQQLMVDYSTAIDQRRFDDLDKVFTEDAYIDYTALGGIEGRFPEVKKWLSEVLPTFPVYAHMLGNFSVQIDGDKASSRVICFNPMVFPGGRETKQDQVMFCGLWYDDEFVRRPEGWRMTRRVETKVFQKIM from the coding sequence ATGTTGAGCCTGGCCGAAATTTCCGACCGTCTGGAGATCCAGCAGCTGATGGTGGACTATTCCACCGCCATTGACCAGCGGCGATTCGACGATTTGGACAAGGTATTCACCGAAGACGCATACATCGATTACACGGCCCTAGGTGGGATCGAAGGCCGTTTTCCCGAGGTCAAGAAGTGGCTGTCGGAGGTGCTGCCGACGTTTCCGGTGTACGCGCACATGCTCGGGAACTTCTCGGTGCAGATCGACGGCGATAAGGCCTCGTCACGGGTTATCTGCTTCAACCCGATGGTCTTTCCCGGCGGCCGCGAAACCAAGCAAGACCAGGTGATGTTCTGCGGGCTCTGGTACGACGACGAGTTCGTGCGTAGGCCGGAGGGCTGGCGGATGACGCGCCGGGTCGAGACGAAGGTCTTCCAGAAGATCATGTGA
- the rpsP gene encoding 30S ribosomal protein S16, giving the protein MAVKIKLTRLGKIRNPQYRIAVADARNRRDGRSIEVIGRYHPKEDPSLIEINSERAQYWLSVGAQPTEPVLKLLKITGDWQKFKGLPGAEGTLQVKQPKPSKLDLFNAALAEADGGPTTEATKPKKKAPPKKAAKADEAPADPAEAPAEAAEGGAQPEPAESSTES; this is encoded by the coding sequence ATGGCTGTGAAGATCAAGCTGACTCGGCTTGGCAAAATCCGCAATCCCCAGTACCGCATCGCCGTCGCCGACGCCCGCAACCGGCGCGACGGCCGCTCGATCGAGGTGATCGGCCGGTACCACCCGAAGGAAGACCCGAGCCTGATCGAAATCAACTCCGAGCGGGCCCAGTACTGGCTTTCGGTCGGGGCGCAGCCGACCGAACCCGTCCTCAAGTTGCTGAAGATCACCGGCGACTGGCAGAAGTTCAAGGGCCTGCCCGGTGCCGAGGGCACCCTACAGGTCAAGCAGCCCAAGCCGAGCAAGCTGGACCTGTTCAACGCCGCGCTGGCCGAGGCGGACGGCGGACCGACCACCGAGGCCACGAAGCCGAAGAAGAAGGCCCCGCCCAAGAAGGCCGCGAAAGCCGACGAGGCCCCGGCTGACCCGGCCGAAGCCCCGGCTGAGGCCGCCGAGGGTGGCGCGCAGCCCGAACCGGCCGAATCTTCTACGGAAAGCTGA
- a CDS encoding RNA-binding protein, translating to MSTVVVDAVEHLVRGIVDNPDDVRVDLVTSRRGRTVEVHVHPDDLGKVIGRGGRTATALRTLVAGIGGRGIRVDVVDTDQ from the coding sequence ATGAGTACGGTCGTCGTCGACGCTGTTGAGCATCTGGTCCGCGGAATCGTGGACAACCCTGACGATGTCCGGGTGGACCTGGTGACGAGCCGCCGTGGGCGCACTGTCGAGGTTCATGTCCATCCCGACGATCTGGGCAAAGTGATCGGTCGCGGGGGACGTACCGCGACGGCGTTGCGCACGCTGGTCGCCGGTATCGGTGGCCGCGGCATTCGCGTCGACGTGGTGGACACCGACCAGTAG
- the rimM gene encoding ribosome maturation factor RimM (Essential for efficient processing of 16S rRNA) produces the protein MELLVGRVVKAHGVTGEVVVEVHTDDPADRFASGSTLRAKPSRGRGAEGSYVVAAAREHGGRLLVRLAGVDSRDGADALRGSLFVVDSDDLPPIDEADTYYDHQLEGLQVRTATGQDVGIVAEVLHTAAGELLAVHRTDGDETREVLVPFVNAIVTSVSLDDRMVEIDPPEGLLDLA, from the coding sequence ATGGAGCTGCTCGTCGGACGGGTCGTGAAGGCACACGGCGTCACCGGCGAGGTGGTCGTGGAAGTTCACACCGACGACCCCGCCGACCGGTTTGCGTCGGGTAGCACGTTGCGTGCCAAGCCATCCCGCGGCCGCGGAGCAGAGGGCAGCTACGTGGTCGCGGCCGCGCGCGAACACGGCGGGCGGCTGCTGGTGCGACTGGCCGGAGTGGACAGCCGCGACGGCGCGGACGCGTTGCGGGGCAGCCTGTTCGTGGTGGACTCCGATGATCTGCCACCGATCGACGAGGCCGACACCTATTACGACCACCAGCTCGAAGGCCTGCAGGTGCGCACCGCGACGGGACAAGATGTCGGGATCGTCGCCGAGGTGCTGCACACCGCCGCCGGAGAGTTGCTGGCGGTGCACCGCACCGACGGCGACGAAACCCGGGAAGTATTGGTGCCGTTCGTGAATGCGATCGTCACGTCGGTGTCACTGGACGACCGGATGGTCGAGATCGATCCGCCCGAGGGTCTGCTGGACCTGGCGTAG
- the trmD gene encoding tRNA (guanosine(37)-N1)-methyltransferase TrmD: MKIDVVTIFPAYLDPLRQSLPGKAIASGLVDLRVHDLRGWTRDVHRSVDDAPYGGGPGMVMRAPVWGDALDEICSSETLLVVPTPAGAVFNQATARRWSAEKHVVFACGRYEGIDQRVVEDAGRRMRVEEVSIGDYVLPGGESAAIVMIEAVLRLLTGVLGNPASHREDSHSPVLEGLLEGPSYTRPPSWRGLDVPEVLLSGDHARISAWRREVSLQRTRERRPDLEPGGA, encoded by the coding sequence ATGAAGATCGACGTGGTCACGATTTTTCCGGCCTACCTGGACCCGCTGCGGCAATCGTTGCCGGGCAAGGCAATTGCGTCGGGCCTGGTCGACCTGCGGGTACACGACCTGCGGGGGTGGACCCGCGATGTGCATCGCTCGGTGGACGACGCGCCTTACGGCGGCGGCCCGGGGATGGTGATGAGAGCGCCGGTGTGGGGCGACGCGCTGGATGAAATATGTTCCAGTGAAACACTATTGGTGGTGCCGACTCCCGCCGGCGCGGTGTTCAATCAGGCCACTGCCCGGCGCTGGAGCGCCGAGAAGCACGTGGTGTTCGCCTGCGGCCGCTACGAGGGCATCGACCAGCGCGTCGTCGAAGACGCCGGCCGCCGCATGCGGGTCGAGGAAGTCTCGATCGGCGACTACGTGCTGCCGGGCGGGGAGTCGGCGGCGATCGTGATGATCGAGGCCGTGCTGCGCCTGCTGACCGGTGTGCTGGGCAATCCCGCTTCACACCGGGAGGATTCGCACTCGCCGGTGCTCGAGGGACTTTTGGAGGGGCCCAGCTACACCCGGCCGCCGAGCTGGCGGGGCCTCGACGTCCCCGAGGTGCTGCTGTCCGGCGATCACGCGCGCATCTCGGCGTGGCGCCGGGAGGTTTCGCTGCAGCGCACTCGCGAGCGTCGCCCCGATCTGGAGCCGGGCGGCGCCTAG
- the rplS gene encoding 50S ribosomal protein L19 encodes MNRLDFVDQASLRDDIPAFSPGDTINVHVKVIEGAKERVQVFKGVVIRRQGGGVRETFTVRKESYGVGVERTFPVHSPNIDHIEVVTRGDVRRAKLYYLRELRGKKAKIKEKR; translated from the coding sequence ATGAACAGGCTGGACTTCGTCGATCAGGCGTCGCTACGCGACGACATCCCGGCCTTCAGTCCGGGCGACACCATCAACGTGCACGTCAAGGTCATCGAGGGCGCCAAGGAGCGTGTCCAGGTGTTCAAGGGTGTGGTGATCCGTCGGCAGGGCGGTGGCGTCCGTGAGACCTTCACCGTGCGCAAGGAGAGCTACGGCGTGGGCGTCGAGCGGACCTTCCCGGTGCATTCGCCGAACATCGACCATATCGAGGTGGTGACCCGTGGCGATGTCCGCCGCGCAAAGCTCTACTACCTGCGTGAACTTCGCGGCAAGAAGGCCAAGATCAAGGAAAAGCGCTGA